The Nostoc sp. 'Lobaria pulmonaria (5183) cyanobiont' DNA window TCTTGAATTCGCAGCAGCAGCCCAATAAATATCGTTTCCAGGCGTAACCTGGAAACGATATTTATCTGTAGTTTTATTTTCCCTATCCGTGCATTTCGTCGTATTCTTGGGCTTCAACTCGTCTTGCTTCCATCCGCGAAGCAGGCAGAAACTCAGCACGACGGACTGGAACCAAGGGCGGCGTATTTCCTTGGTAAGGGTGAATAACTTGTACAGTACGGGCTGGACGCTGCCGTGGTGAGAATAAAGCCAATACCCCAGCGACAACAACACCACCACCAATAGTGAGAGTTGCGCCTCCCACAGCCCAAAGCACGGGTGAAGACCACCAAGTATTTTGCGGCTGGAATGTTGCTGCTGTTTTTTGTTGGTTATTCTGCTGGGCTAATTGCCACTGCTGCTGAGTATTGAAATTTTGGACTTGGCCCTGGAGTTGTTGATTTTGGAACTTTAGCTGTTCATTGTCGTTTTTTAAACGCTCCAGCTGCATCTGCGTGTTCAACTTCTCCGCCTCTAGGCGCTGGTCAGTATTGGGAGGAACTGACGATTGATTAGAATTGGGATAGATTGGTTGCCCATAAGGGCCGTAAGGATACATTTGTGGCTGCATTCCTTGGGGCGCTACTACAGTACCTGGCATTTGCGGAGCAACAGCGAAGTTAGATTGTAGGGGGATATTTGTTCCTTTGAGCAATACAAGAGCCGCCAGCCCAGCTACGGCCACTCCGCCGATAAATGCCATACTTTCACTCATCGCCTTTGCTCCTCGATCGCGACGTAACTATAATCATTTTTGACTGACTCACTCTCACACTCATAAATTATGCCTACTTGATTTCACATAATACTCAAACTATAAGCAACTCTATCAGCTAGTTTTTTTACACAATCATATCTGATGTTAATATTCAAGACCATAATGGTCAAATTGTCTACCAAATAAGGATAGAAAAACTACACTGTTATCTTTTTTAATCTACTTTCTGCGTCTAATCAAGAGGAGTATTTGTGCTGATGTTGGTCGGCTTGATGGCTGCTTTGAGACTTTGGCAAAATTGGGCGATCGCCGAAAGTCCCTGCTCTGGTGTTCCTTGGGCTAACCGTTTGACAACAGCGCTACCCACGATTGCACCATCTGCGCCCCATTCCATAACCTGACGGGCTTGGGCCGCTTCCGAGATGCCAAAGCCGACTGCGATGGGTTTATCAGTAACACTACGAATTTGTTTGAGTAAATCGGACACGCGGATTTCCAGTTGCGATCGCACTCCTGTTACTCCAGTGACGCTGACTAAATAAATAAATCCTTGGGAAGAACGAGCGATCGCTTCGATCCGTTCAGCAGAACTGGTGGGAGCTACCAACAAGATTACGTCAATTCCCATCTCACTAGCTGATTGGAGCAAGCCTGCTGCTTCCTCTAAAGGTAAGTCAGGTATTACCAATCCTGCGACCCCAGCAGCAGCAATTTGCCCAAGAAATTTTTCAATTCCTCGGTGCAAAATTGAGTTGTAATAGATTAACAGAATAATCGGCGATCGCAATTTGGGAGTAATCCCTTGCAGCATTTCTAGCACCTGCTCTAACTTCGTACCTCTTTGCAAGGCGCGGGTAGCAGCAGCTTGAATGACTGGCCCATCAGCTAGAGGATCGGAATAGGGTATACCCACTTCTATAATGTCGGCTCCATTACGATCTAGAACCTGCAAGGCTTTTGCTGTTGTTTCTAAATCTGGGTCGCCAGCAGTGATAAATGGAATCAGAGCGCACTCACAATTGTGCCCAAGGGTTTCAAAGCAATCAGAAATCGCAGTCATTTAGTCAAGTGTCAATAGTCAGTGGTCATTGGTCATTGGTCATTAGTCATTGGTCATTAGTAAAGGACAAATGACTAATGACAAAGGACAAATAACAACTGACCAATGATAACTTTACACCTGAGATTGCTCTTCTTGTTCTATTTCGGCTTGAATTCGTGCTAGTTCTTCGGGAGTAAGCTCGTCTAGCCGCTTTTGCAGAAAGTCTTGCTCATACTGTTCCCGCTGTTGGTGGTAGGTCATTTTTTGTCCCACCGCACGGAAAAAATAGGTGGCCAGCCAGCCAACTAACCCACTGACAAGTAACACTTGGCTCCATATACCAGCTTTCTGATTATCCAAACCAACTAGCTGAAATCCCAAGTATGCCAAGCCACCGGCAATAAAAACACCCAAGCCAATTCCAATAGCGTCAATCCGTCGCATGAGAGTTATGACCTACCAATCTCGTTAAATTTGAACTTGTCGCCGTTGGGGTCGGAAATTTGCAAACGGCGATAGAACCAACAGACCTGGAAAGAAGAAAAACACCAAAAAGTACATAAAGACACGCTCAATGGAGCTAGCTACATACCAACGCTGCTTCAGGTACAGTAAGACAGCAATGGGGATTACTAGAAGGTAAGCTCCAGCCAAAATCAGATATAGCAGGGCGACAATCATAACTTTCAAGTCTTAAGCATCTGTTTTCCATCATAGGCTGAAGAGACAGACTCAGAGAAGTATAGTCATAATGCTTTCAAGATAACTGCGCCAGAATTCCTCGAAACCGCTAACAAGGAGGCGAAAGCCCAGCTTTGGCGGCCTGGAGTACTTTTACTGTGGGCAATTTAACGGATTTCATCACAAAAGCTAATATCATGCTATTATGTGAATCCACTAGCAAACAAATGTTCTAGTCAAACAAGATCGAAAACTCATCCAGATTGATTACGAGAAAAGCAAGAAGACTTCTAAATCTCTGAAGCGATCGCACAATCTGGAAAAAATATTTTCAATCTAGTTGGACAAAAGACACAATTGATGGTGGAATATATAAGGAGGTATTTGCTACCTCTAAAAAATAACTAGTTACACTAGTTGCCAAACACCTTTGGGGGTGTGGCGGAATGGTAGACGCTACGGACTTAAATAATTGAGCCTTGAAGGAGAAATCCCTCAAGTGGAAGCTCTCAAACTCAGGGAAACCTAAATCTGTTAACAGACATGGCAATCCTGAGCCAAGCCGAAAAAAGTCCTGAGTCATGAGTGTTGAGTGCTGAGTAAATTTAAAACTCCTAACTCATAACTCCTAACTCACTAACTGTTCGGAAGGTGCAGAGACCCGACGGGAGCTACCCTAACGTTAAGTCGAGGGTAAAGGGAGAGTCCAATTCTCAAAATCTGAGTTGGCTATTGTCATCAGGTAGCAGTGAAAACTGCGGGAGAATGAAAATCCGTTGACCGTAAAAGGTCGTGTGGGTTCAAGTCCCTCCACCCCCACTAAAAATTTAAAATACCGAAAGGCTTCGATAGAAGGTATGGGCGGGTTGTATCTAAATCTATAGATAAACTCGCCCATATCCATATATTTATGTATGTATAGTCTTTTCTGGTGATAAATAAGTAATTTCACTGAACTATTTGATGAAGTTTTAAACAAGTTGTCTTTAATACTTTATTTATAGTTCTATTTAATCAAATTTATGTAAAAAGATGACTGAATTTCTGAAGAATAGATTGCTCCTCCTGTTCGCCAAGGTTAAGCTGGTAATAATATGAACAGGAAGCCTTTTTGTCCTGATAACTGAAATGACCACTAATCGTTTATCAATTAGTCAGGAAAATCCGCATTGTGTTACGTCTAACTCTAAACAATTAGATGTGCAAACTGCCCAAGAGGAGGTTTATAGTTTCTTTGTGGAAATTGTCAATAAATTGACCCCAGAGGATGTTTTACGTGAATTTAAAAGTTTATTTATAGACGGTCTTGATTCCGAATATTCCGATTATATACCTGGAATATATAATATTTTTCTAGATGATAATGAACAGGAATTATATAATACACTTAAGCGGTGCTGTTACATCATTGTTAATAATTGGAAAACCAAGCGAAAAGACAAATATATCCAAGACTTAGTTAATTTATTTGTTGATGAAAATCTGAAAATTAAGGACAATAATCCTTCGGTAGTAAAAACTTGTAAAATCTGGTTAGAGAATTTTGCCAATAGCAAAGATTACAAGGATCTGAAATTATTTGCTACTAAATATGAAGATTCATCTAAAGGACATTGGGCTAATCGCTACACTTCCTATTTATTGATCGATCAATCTGTTAATAATAAAAACCCTAAAGAGCAACAGGAGGCTGCAAGAAGGCTTTCCAAACAGATAAAAGACAAATTTAAGTTTGAGCTAGCAATGTATATTGCTCGTTCTCAATCTGGCGTTTCAAGCACAACACGCTATAAAAATCCCAGTATTTTGGGAGACCAAGCTCTGCGCTTAATAAAAACAATTGTCTTGAAAAGAGGCGTATTTAGTCATGATAATATTGCCCATATATTTCTCAAGCAAACTGAAAATCAAACTCTGAAAGAATTTAAAATCAACCTAGAAAAATATCTATTTTTTTCTGTAGAAAATCAAGAATCAGTCGAGAATTGGCGGCAGCATTTTGCACATAGTTTATCCTTATGGAAGATAGATTATAATCAAGAAATTATTACTAAAGAATTTTTCTTGAGAACCTGTAATCGAGTAATTGATTACTTTACAACAGAAAATGCTAAAGAGCCTTCACGATTATTTATCTTATTAATTGAGCGAGGTCATGCTCTAACCCTGGTAATTATATTATTAAAGGTTATTTTGATTTGTAGAAATTCCCGGAGACATTTAGAAACTCGGATTGCTCATTTGATTCGTTTTTACGAAAAATATTCGGAAGAGGAATGCAAAGGAGTCATAAATTTTATCGAGATTTTTAATATCACATTCGCCATTTATGCAGAAAATGTAGAATATAACTTGATTAAGATAAAAGAAGAAAAACAAAGCAGTAATCAGCAATTAAATCTGGATAGTTATCGGGTGTTTTCACAGATGAAGGTAGATAGACAAAAATAAGTTTTGCCTGATTTATGATTTAGCAACGCGTTCGTCTAACCAAGCTAGGGCAGCACCCGCAGTTTCAGCTAGAATACTAATGAGGCGATATAGAGCGATCGCACTAAATACTAAGGCAGCTGGAAAGTGGTGTCGTAAAAGTTCATACGCAGTCGCTTCAAACACACCTAACCCACCAGGCGCACCCGGTATAACAAACCCCAACAACCAAGCGCAACTAAAAGCCCCGAATAACAAAGGAATTTGATTCGCATTCAACGAACTCAGAGCGAACATAGTTAGTATAAACCCAGTGGCGCGTAGTCCCATAAAGCCTACTTCTCCTAACAAAGGTCGTAGAGGGTAGCTTTTAAGACTGAAGGGAATAGTTGGTTGAGTGGTAGCAGCAGACTTTTTTGCTTTTAATTTGTACAAAAAACGGATAACGGGGTTCAAAAACCACGGATGAATCGCACCAAGGACTACAGCTAAACTCAAAAATTGTAGTATTTGTAGAACAAGGGTAGTATTCGCTGCTGCAAATTGGCTACTGCATAGGACAATGATGATTAAAGCAGCCGCTAGCATGAGTAACGGTTCCAGCAAAACGCTTAAGGTGGCTGCACCAGTAGGAATATTGGCATTTTTGGCGGCGACAATTCGTCCGTAGTGATGCCAGATATTACCTGGTAAATACTTCGCGATGTTCGTTTTTAGGTAAACTTGAATGAATTGGGGAGATGATACAGGTTGATTTAACTCTTGAAGAATCCAAGTCCAGATCCAGCCTGCCCAAGTATGTGCTAGTAAAGTTACCCCTGTAGCGATCGCCATAATTGCCCATCCTACATCATCAATGCGGATAGCTGTCACCTCAATCCAATTATCCTTCAGAGCTTTCCCTAAAAAAAACAGCGTTCCCCCCAAAATTATCCAGCGTAAAAATTGCTTCATTAATTTAGTAATTTAACGGTTAGAGCAACAAGGGCTGAATGCCTCAACTATTACAGTACATCAGCTACCTATCCAAAGCTTTTGAAGTATTAAACAGGTTTATGTAGTTTTTTTTTGAAAAGGATATTATTTTATTTTATATCTCTCTACAGTTAGATAAAAGTATTCTATTATTAATAATAAAAATGTGGCCTGCGCTAGAGGTAAAGTTAATTTTATTATTCATATCCTTAATAGAGGTTATCAAAAGTCAGGGAACCAACACAAGCACAATAACTTGCTGGCTAATTCTAATAATTCAGCAAACTATTAGCTTATTAATATTTTGGTAAGGAGAACTACGTGAACGCGGTGAGAGTATTCTTGAAAAAAATAAGATTGCGCCAGATATTAACTATCTTTTTAGCTGGACTAATGTTGATAGTTAGCACTGCTTGTACTGGAGCAAATGCTCAAGGTGCAAATCCACAAAATCCTGCTGTACAAGCTGGCGGAGCAAACAATCCTTATAAGAATGGTGGAGACAATTATACCAACAACAATATGTCCACCGATCCGAAAATAACAAACCCAAAAGCCAATCAGGGACGCGACCAAGCTAACTTGCAACCAAGTTCGCAATTGTTGATTGCTACAAATGCAGAATCTGGGATACTTTATCCTGGTGGCGAGACACCAGCAGGTCGAGTCCAGAAAGAAGCAGAACTGCCAATCATCACAGATAAAAACTTCCGCCAGCCTGAACCCGGTGGTTTGATTCAGAATGAAGCAAATGTAGGAGATCGGGTCAAAGATCGTCTTGAGACTGTAAAAGAAGCTGTTGAAGAAGCTTCCGGCTTTTTGAAGAGCAACGCAGAGGAAGCGGGTGCTAGACCGGAATTACAAAAAAATCCGGCATTAGGCAGATAGAAGCCTTATTTTGTCTCAATGCTTGAGATTTGAAATACTTGAGATTTGAAATAGATTGCAAATGCTATCTTGGTTGAAGTTTAACTAGTCACAAAAATGCAAGGAGTGAGAAGTATGAAAAAAGCAATGACTTGGCTGAGAAACATTCGTCCCTTGAAAGTTTTGACTGTTTTTTTAGCAGGAATATTCTTATTTCTGACACAAGCCTGTGGTGCTCCAGGAGTAGCAACACAGCCACCACAGCCTGACACTCCATCACCTTATTCCAAACGATACGATCCCACAAAAGATTATCCTCTCTCTTCTCCTGCTGGTGGAATAAATAACTTTAGTGATGTAGAACCCAGAGGCAGATTAGATGAAAAGGCAGCTAATGATAGAGCTGATGCGCTAGCAAAAAATGCTCAAAAAAATATTGAGCAGAAAGGAGCTGACAGCCCAGGGCAATATGGTCAAAATTACAAACAAGGTACACCACTTGGCGAAAGAGTGAAGAACCTGGGTGAAGATATCGGCAGTTCAGCTGAAGAAGTTCGCAAAGGTGTTGTTAAGGGAACTCAGCGAGGAATTGAAAATATTAAGGGTAATACCCAGAATGCAGCCGAAGACGTGACAAAAAATGTTCAGCGTGGAGCTGAGGATGCTGGTAAAAATGTTCAGCGCACAGCTGACGATGCAGGTAATGCAGTGAAGAGGGCAGTTGATTGAAATTAGTCATTTAATTTCTTGTAAAAATTTGAAAGCGCCCACAGACTTATAGTCTGGGACTACCTAAACAAAGCCTGTCTACGCAGGCTTTGTTTTAGTTTTAAGTAGGCAGGACTTATGCAGTGCTGATTAATCATTGCGTTCGCCCTTAGTGTTCCCGTTGGCGCAGCCTCTGTCTACGACATGCTCCGCGAACGTAGAGAAGGACGGAGCGAAAGCAATCTCATGAAGACTGGATTGCTTCGCTCCGCTTACAATAGACCTCTTGCACGAATGCAAAACTTGCCCTCATCCCCCAACCCCTTCTCCCAATTTTGGGAGAAGGGGAGTCCTCACCCTAAGTCCCTCTCCCAAGCTTGGGAGAGGGACTTAGGGTAGCGCTCAAACCAATGCTATTCACGTACATGGTTAGACATTGTTGTTTAATTTCGTCGTTGTATCCGCGTTTTGAATATGATTCTAGAAATTGGCGTTAGCGGAGCAGGGCAAAACGCACGTCGCAAGAGGTACAGATGTAGTTTTGTTTTCTACGACGATGCCCGTTCTTACGGCTAAGGTTAGATGCACAATATGGACAGTTATCCTTTAATTATGCAACGCCATCAAAAAAATAATAGTCTAGATTTAAACAATAATGATTGCCGTCCCAACTGGGTGAGATAGGGTAGGCTGTCTCAATGTTTCGCGTACTAATGTTTGCTCACACAAATTAATCAGCGCTCCCAACTCTGCTTTATTCAGGCGACGTGAGCCATAATTACAGCGCAGTTCAAAAGTTTGCTGTTGACTAAGGATGAAGGTGAAGTTTACGGGCATAGCTGACAGCAGTAGTTTCCACAGTAACCTTCACCGTATTATCACCTTTTTCCCGAAATTATCGGCGATATTCGTCGCCACAATCGCCGATTATCTGGTACAAATCGCGTGATTGGCGAGATACTGCATTGATGCGATCGCGATCGTCTTCATCTAAACTAAAACTAAATATTTTGGCGTTATCTTCTATATGTTCAGATACACCAAGTCTGGCACCAACTATCACACCGCCCACTGTTGGCCGATCTAAAATGTAACGCACTGCCACGTTGGAAATGCTTACGTCATGCTTATTAGCAATTTCCTTTAAGATAGCCAACAACTCTTGAAATAATTGCCAACCACCCCAAGCATCGATCATATTTTTATATTTTTTCAAACTAGCAGTAGATAGATCAAATCCTCGTGGTTCCGGTTTACCTACATAGTTTTCTGATAACAAACCACCGCAAAGTGTACCGTAAGTAAAAAGCTTTATGTCATGCTGTTGACAAAACTCCACCATATTAACTTCAGGGCGGCGGTCAATAAGGGAAAATTGCACTTGGTTAGAAACAATTTTGATACCTGCTTCAGTAATAATTTTTAAGTTTTCCGTGTCAAAATTAGTTAAACCTAGATGCTTAATTTTACCCTCAGTCTGAAGTTCTGCCATATATTTGAGGGCATCCAGGTAATTTTTATCCTGATATTCCCACCAGTGGAATTGCATCAAATCTAACGATTGCACATTCATCCTTCTCAAGGAAATATCAATATTTTCCTCAACCAGTTTTTTCGTCATTTTGCCTGGACGAGGCACCCATTTTGTAAAGGCTTGCACCTGAGATAAAGCATCTTTCCCACGAGTATCAATTAGTTCACAGCGAAACTCACCAATAAAGTCTTCTGCGGGGCCATAATGATCTGCTAAATCCCAAGTGGTAAAGCCTGCATCTACATATTTGAACATAGTCTCAATAGCGACTTGGGGATTGATCTGTCCATGTCCGCCAGAGACTTGCCACATCCCATTTAATATGCGGCAGATGTTCAAATCAGGAGTAAATTGGAGACGACTAGCTGCGGGTAAGTTCATTTTCAATTTATGAGCGAAAAGTTAGGAATGGGAAGACTTAAGAATTACTAATAGATAAATCATAACTGATAATTCCTAATTCCTAACTTCTAACTCCTAACTCCTAACTTTTTAACGCCAGCCTTTTTCAGCTTGTTCGAGAACGTAAGCAGTAACGTCTTGAATTTGCTGTTCGCTGAGACGCTTTTTGTAAGCTGACATATTATTTTTACCATTGGTAACTATAGATGTAACTGCCTCTATTGAATCCATACCATACTTTTTCAGGGCTGGCTTTTTTAGATTTTTACCTCGCCGAATTATATTGCTGCCGTTGATATGACAACCAGCACAATGAACGCTAAATATTTGTTCACCGTTAACTGTGTCTGCTGCACTAGCAGGTAAAGTAAAAGTACTGATTAATAACAAAAACGTTACTAATACTAATGTAAGTAGTTTCTTCAATTAACTTCTCCAGATTTTGACATACTAGTTTTAAGCATAAGTATCAGAACCAATACTAGAGGGATTCAAAGTCAGTTGTAAATCCAGAAAAATTTGCACAATCTTCTTGAAAAGCTTCTGCATCACTAACATCCTCAATTTTATATGACATGATGCGCGTACCGTCTGGCATTTTTTTGGAACCAATCAATTCACCTTGATATTTCTCTGGTATCGCTTTAAAATCAACACCATAGAGTTTCCAGGCATCACCCGAACAAGTAATATTTACTCGCCACATATTTCACTCCCAATTACTACCACTAAATATTCATCATCTCATAAATGGGCAACATCTTACACATCACCTCTTTGGGGCTAGAATTTTCTATCTAAAGGAAGTGCCTAGCTTAATCAGGCTACGCCATAATGTTGATGTAAGAACATCTCTAGAAAATTTTATCCAAATTAGTTAAATCCCAAGAGTTGAAAATGCCTAACAATATCAAGCAACAAATTCAAGCCGACTTGCAACAAGCGAAAGAAACTGGACAATTAAGAACGGAGCGGATTCGAGAAATAGTAAAATCCGCAGTTTCTCAAGTAGCTTCTGAGTTTAAACAAGGTTCTAGTGAAGTTCGTAGCATTGTGAAAGATGCGGTTTCTGCTGTAGTTGAAAACTTCCAAGAAAAAGGTGGCGAACTCAAAGATGAAGTGACAGCTTCCATTGAAGGAGCGTTGGAAGGAATTAATAGCAAAAGACACGAAAGCATTGCTCAAACTCAAACAGATATAAAAAGGCTACAAGCTCAACTTGATGGTGAAGAAGAACAACTCCAACAAGAGGTTGATGTAATTTTGGCAGAAATTGAAGAGACGGGTAAGGAAAAACCAGCTAGTACTAAAACTGCTATTGATTCTGCTGTCAATGCTATTAAAGATAGTGAAGAAGTCGGATTGTTAAAGAAACGTTACGCGCAACTGCAAGCACAGCTAGCCATTGTTCGAGCTAATATGGCTGCACGCTATGGCGGGCGGAATATGGAAGTTCAAGATTATCTAGACGAGGCTAAACACTGGTATGATAAAGCTCGTCCCCAAGCAGAGTCTATGGCTGTACAGGTAGAACAGAAGCGATCGCAACTAGAAGAGCAATTAGGTGAAGCTGGTACATCTTTAGCAAGAAAAGAGCGCCAAATCAAACAAACTTTGAGGCAGTTACTCTTAACGGCGGCTGACTTGTTCAAAGATAAGCAACCTGCTGATAAAGAGCGGGAGACTATTCATAAATAGACTGTTTTAACGTTTAATTGACTTACAAAAGTAGGGTGGGAAATTCTCACCCTACTTTTGTTGAAACAGTAGTTTTCATTAGATTTTTTGTATGGATAAAAAGCCCTCACCCTAAATCCCTCTCCCCAGATGGGGAGAGGGACTTTGAAAACTTTGAAGTTAGCTCCCCTTCTACCCAAAATGGGAGAAGGGGTTGGGGGATGAGGGCTTTACATTGCACTGGATTATATAAAAATAGTAAATGGGTAATCGTCGTGCGACAATTACCCATTTATAAAACTCTTATTGCGTATTAGTAAATACGTCCTTCTCCATTAACTTGTTCGTCATGCTTGGCTATAACCCAAATTGCATGAATACTACCGGGAAGCCAACCTAAAACTGTAAGCACAATGTTAATAATCAGAGTCGGGCCAACTCCAACTGTCAAGAAAACGCCTAAAGGAGGAACTAACAAACCTAAAATAAAACGAACTAATTTCATGATGTTACAACTTGGTGATTTTGTTTAATTACATTTGAGATCCCGAATTAGAATAATCCACATTCGGAGATTTTATGTAGATGAGAAACTTGATTTAACTTGCGTTTCTACTGGTTCTAACTTATCTAGAAGAAGGTAATTCAGTTTGATTCTTTACATCACCACTGCTAGTTAAAAGGTTTCTTTCAACAAAGTAGTTGTTAATAAAAGTGTTAGCGAAAGTTAAAATTACTGGCCCAAGCAGGAAACCAATAATTCCATGAACTGCGAACCCAGGAACTAGTACTGCTGCTAACCAAAAACACAAACCGTTGACAACGAGCGAAAATGCTCCAAATGAGAGAAAGTTAAGTGGTAGGGAAAGAGCAGACAAAACTGGTTTAACTGAACCGTTAACTAGACCAATTACTAAAGCAGCAATCAAAGCTGCGGGGAAATTAGCAATATTAACGCCTGGAACAACGATATCAACAATCAACAGGCTCAAAGCTGTAGCTAGCGCGGTTAAAAATGGAGTCAACATTGTTTTTACCTAATAACTAGAGATTTTTTTAGGACTTCTTATATCATCTTTGACTATCTGCTAAGGTTTCACCTCCCTTGCAAGATAGAATTTCTTTCTACCATTAGGTCTATCATTGATAAAAATATAGCGGTTTTAAATACATTTTATGGGCG harbors:
- a CDS encoding heterocyst differentiation related protein codes for the protein MSESMAFIGGVAVAGLAALVLLKGTNIPLQSNFAVAPQMPGTVVAPQGMQPQMYPYGPYGQPIYPNSNQSSVPPNTDQRLEAEKLNTQMQLERLKNDNEQLKFQNQQLQGQVQNFNTQQQWQLAQQNNQQKTAATFQPQNTWWSSPVLWAVGGATLTIGGGVVVAGVLALFSPRQRPARTVQVIHPYQGNTPPLVPVRRAEFLPASRMEARRVEAQEYDEMHG
- the trpA gene encoding tryptophan synthase subunit alpha gives rise to the protein MTAISDCFETLGHNCECALIPFITAGDPDLETTAKALQVLDRNGADIIEVGIPYSDPLADGPVIQAAATRALQRGTKLEQVLEMLQGITPKLRSPIILLIYYNSILHRGIEKFLGQIAAAGVAGLVIPDLPLEEAAGLLQSASEMGIDVILLVAPTSSAERIEAIARSSQGFIYLVSVTGVTGVRSQLEIRVSDLLKQIRSVTDKPIAVGFGISEAAQARQVMEWGADGAIVGSAVVKRLAQGTPEQGLSAIAQFCQSLKAAIKPTNISTNTPLD
- a CDS encoding DUF3007 family protein; translation: MRRIDAIGIGLGVFIAGGLAYLGFQLVGLDNQKAGIWSQVLLVSGLVGWLATYFFRAVGQKMTYHQQREQYEQDFLQKRLDELTPEELARIQAEIEQEEQSQV
- the ndhL gene encoding NAD(P)H-quinone oxidoreductase subunit L produces the protein MIVALLYLILAGAYLLVIPIAVLLYLKQRWYVASSIERVFMYFLVFFFFPGLLVLSPFANFRPQRRQVQI
- a CDS encoding lysylphosphatidylglycerol synthase domain-containing protein, yielding MKQFLRWIILGGTLFFLGKALKDNWIEVTAIRIDDVGWAIMAIATGVTLLAHTWAGWIWTWILQELNQPVSSPQFIQVYLKTNIAKYLPGNIWHHYGRIVAAKNANIPTGAATLSVLLEPLLMLAAALIIIVLCSSQFAAANTTLVLQILQFLSLAVVLGAIHPWFLNPVIRFLYKLKAKKSAATTQPTIPFSLKSYPLRPLLGEVGFMGLRATGFILTMFALSSLNANQIPLLFGAFSCAWLLGFVIPGAPGGLGVFEATAYELLRHHFPAALVFSAIALYRLISILAETAGAALAWLDERVAKS
- a CDS encoding DUF6658 family protein — encoded protein: MNAVRVFLKKIRLRQILTIFLAGLMLIVSTACTGANAQGANPQNPAVQAGGANNPYKNGGDNYTNNNMSTDPKITNPKANQGRDQANLQPSSQLLIATNAESGILYPGGETPAGRVQKEAELPIITDKNFRQPEPGGLIQNEANVGDRVKDRLETVKEAVEEASGFLKSNAEEAGARPELQKNPALGR
- a CDS encoding aldo/keto reductase, translated to MNLPAASRLQFTPDLNICRILNGMWQVSGGHGQINPQVAIETMFKYVDAGFTTWDLADHYGPAEDFIGEFRCELIDTRGKDALSQVQAFTKWVPRPGKMTKKLVEENIDISLRRMNVQSLDLMQFHWWEYQDKNYLDALKYMAELQTEGKIKHLGLTNFDTENLKIITEAGIKIVSNQVQFSLIDRRPEVNMVEFCQQHDIKLFTYGTLCGGLLSENYVGKPEPRGFDLSTASLKKYKNMIDAWGGWQLFQELLAILKEIANKHDVSISNVAVRYILDRPTVGGVIVGARLGVSEHIEDNAKIFSFSLDEDDRDRINAVSRQSRDLYQIIGDCGDEYRR
- the petJ gene encoding cytochrome c6 PetJ — encoded protein: MKKLLTLVLVTFLLLISTFTLPASAADTVNGEQIFSVHCAGCHINGSNIIRRGKNLKKPALKKYGMDSIEAVTSIVTNGKNNMSAYKKRLSEQQIQDVTAYVLEQAEKGWR
- a CDS encoding histidine kinase, translated to MPNNIKQQIQADLQQAKETGQLRTERIREIVKSAVSQVASEFKQGSSEVRSIVKDAVSAVVENFQEKGGELKDEVTASIEGALEGINSKRHESIAQTQTDIKRLQAQLDGEEEQLQQEVDVILAEIEETGKEKPASTKTAIDSAVNAIKDSEEVGLLKKRYAQLQAQLAIVRANMAARYGGRNMEVQDYLDEAKHWYDKARPQAESMAVQVEQKRSQLEEQLGEAGTSLARKERQIKQTLRQLLLTAADLFKDKQPADKERETIHK
- a CDS encoding YqaE/Pmp3 family membrane protein; translation: MKLVRFILGLLVPPLGVFLTVGVGPTLIINIVLTVLGWLPGSIHAIWVIAKHDEQVNGEGRIY
- a CDS encoding phage holin family protein is translated as MLTPFLTALATALSLLIVDIVVPGVNIANFPAALIAALVIGLVNGSVKPVLSALSLPLNFLSFGAFSLVVNGLCFWLAAVLVPGFAVHGIIGFLLGPVILTFANTFINNYFVERNLLTSSGDVKNQTELPSSR